From the Thiomicrospira sp. XS5 genome, one window contains:
- the ggt gene encoding gamma-glutamyltransferase, which yields MRRMLQVVSFLVVSVAVWGGVQAAQATPTKQAAVAMPDEYSAKVAQQVLQRGGNAMDASIAAALTLAVTYPEAGNLGGGGFMTLYFPKSKSSADAAQKNQQAYFLDYREKAPQAAHRDLYLDAKKRVIPYQSLVGYKASGVPGTVLGLWEAHQKFGSMPWWMLVQPAIDYAENGFVVSEHLVKVAQWYQNWIADKSKQPLNFKTYFGHLKAGQTFKQPELAETLKRIAKLGPYDFYFGETADLLVKEMQSNGGLITRQDLADYRVKWRQPIVAEWKGREIISAAPPSSGGIAIVQLLKMKALLDDEFQDALVSMDKAGIPPDATRAHFYAEMEKRVYADRAKYLGDPDFVEVPIQQLISDAYLQRRAGEVKMDEISESEQIQPGLGESPDTTHFSVVDGDGNAVSNTYTLNMPFGSGVVVSGAGFLMNDEMDDFSTKPGVANVFGVVGGKANEIAPEKRMLSSMSPTILVKDNQAEVVVGTPGGSSIITSVFQTIVNVVDRKMPAQQAVDATRVHHQLLPKDLIQYHPELDTDTRQALELMGYRLKRGNYLGDVQLIVQDDNGLQAAADVRGRGVAKVFDIPPSVSKDD from the coding sequence ATGCGTCGAATGTTACAAGTCGTTTCGTTTTTGGTGGTGTCCGTTGCGGTTTGGGGTGGCGTTCAGGCCGCACAAGCCACGCCGACCAAACAAGCCGCCGTCGCCATGCCGGACGAATACAGCGCCAAAGTCGCCCAGCAGGTTCTGCAACGCGGCGGTAATGCGATGGACGCTTCCATTGCCGCGGCCCTGACCTTGGCGGTGACCTATCCCGAGGCCGGAAACCTGGGCGGCGGTGGTTTTATGACCTTGTATTTTCCTAAGTCGAAATCCTCGGCTGACGCGGCGCAAAAGAATCAGCAAGCGTATTTTCTCGATTACCGCGAAAAAGCCCCGCAAGCCGCGCATCGCGATTTGTATCTGGACGCCAAAAAACGCGTGATTCCGTATCAATCTCTGGTCGGCTACAAAGCCTCCGGCGTACCGGGCACGGTGTTGGGTTTGTGGGAAGCGCATCAAAAGTTCGGTTCCATGCCGTGGTGGATGCTGGTGCAACCGGCGATTGATTACGCCGAAAACGGTTTTGTGGTGTCCGAGCATCTGGTCAAAGTCGCTCAATGGTATCAAAACTGGATTGCCGACAAATCCAAACAACCGCTTAATTTCAAAACCTATTTCGGTCATCTGAAAGCCGGGCAAACCTTCAAGCAACCGGAGTTGGCGGAAACCCTGAAGCGCATCGCCAAACTCGGGCCTTACGATTTTTATTTCGGGGAAACCGCCGATTTACTGGTCAAGGAAATGCAGTCCAACGGCGGTTTGATTACCCGGCAGGATTTGGCCGATTACCGCGTAAAATGGCGTCAGCCGATTGTCGCCGAATGGAAAGGGCGTGAAATCATTTCCGCCGCGCCGCCCAGCTCCGGCGGCATCGCCATCGTGCAATTGCTGAAAATGAAAGCCTTGCTGGACGACGAGTTCCAAGACGCACTGGTGTCGATGGACAAAGCCGGTATCCCGCCGGATGCCACGCGCGCCCACTTTTATGCGGAAATGGAAAAACGCGTCTATGCCGACCGCGCCAAATATCTAGGCGACCCGGATTTCGTCGAGGTGCCGATTCAGCAATTGATTTCGGATGCCTATCTGCAACGCCGCGCCGGCGAAGTGAAAATGGACGAGATTTCCGAATCGGAACAAATTCAACCAGGCCTGGGCGAATCGCCCGATACCACGCATTTCTCGGTGGTGGACGGCGACGGGAATGCGGTGTCGAATACTTATACCTTGAATATGCCGTTCGGCAGCGGGGTGGTGGTGTCCGGTGCCGGTTTCCTGATGAACGACGAGATGGACGACTTCAGCACCAAACCCGGCGTGGCGAATGTGTTCGGCGTGGTTGGCGGCAAAGCCAATGAAATCGCGCCGGAAAAACGCATGTTATCCTCCATGTCGCCGACCATTCTGGTCAAGGACAATCAAGCGGAAGTCGTGGTCGGCACACCGGGCGGTTCCTCCATTATCACGTCCGTGTTCCAAACCATCGTCAATGTGGTGGATCGCAAAATGCCCGCCCAGCAAGCGGTGGACGCCACGCGCGTGCATCATCAATTACTGCCGAAGGATTTGATTCAATACCACCCTGAACTCGACACCGACACTCGTCAGGCGTTGGAATTGATGGGTTACCGTTTGAAACGCGGTAATTACTTGGGCGATGTGCAATTGATTGTGCAGGACGACAACGGCTTGCAAGCTGCCGCCGATGTGCGCGGCCGCGGTGTCGCCAAGGTGTTTGATATTCCGCCCAGCGTTTCCAAAGATGACTGA